The following is a genomic window from Niabella soli DSM 19437.
GGTCTGTTTTTCTATACGCTCCGCCCAAAGTCAAAACCGATGGCAAATTTGCTTCCGGGTTAAAAGTATAATCTATTGCGGCTTTCCCGGCAAAATCATTCTCGTTGAGTGTAGAAAAAAAGCGGTTATTATCTCCCGGAGAATTGGCACTTAGAATGTAGCTTCCGGCTCCCGTCATGGCATAAGCATTGGTTTTTCTGTCCGGCTCTGTTCCACGCATTGTACTATAAACGGCACCAACGTTTGCACTGACTTTATCGCTGAATTTATAATCTGCCAACAATTGGTTGGAGAACAAATTATTATTATTGTTTTGCTGGCGGACAATGCGCGATTGTTGTGCATCTTCCGAACCAAGATTATCATTAATATCTTTATTGTAACCCAAATAATTCCCCACAAACTGAGTATTATTATGGATAAAGAGCGCGTTCCATGAAAGGCTTCCTTTAGTGTATTTGAATTTTACGTTTCCGAGCAAAGACTGCGTGGTTTTATAATCAGAGCGGTCCATATTCATACTTTGCTGGTAATCGCCCGTATTTGTCGCCTGTCCTATAAAGCCTTTTCTGTAGTAATAATCGCTCACGCTGTTTGCAACAGCAAATAATGAAAGGGTATTATTGCCATTCCCTACCTTCAATCTCCGGCCGCCAGCGATGTTAAAGTTTGTATTTATGGGGGGCGAAACACTGTTGGTTTTGAAACCGGAATGAAACGTGTATTGGGTCAAATCCGTAATCGGAACATTTCTACCGTTTTTAAGAAAGCCAAAATAACTGTACGCGCCGTTCGCAATCGAAAACTTGTCTGCCGAAATAGCATTGGTGTTAAGGCCTGCACCTACAGAAATGCTCAAAAGTTTAGCTTTTTCTAATTCTTTAGAAGAAATATCAATATTCGCCCCGGAATTATCACCGTAAAGGTTGGCTCCGAAAGTTTTGTTTACATTAATGTTTTTAATGATGTTGGATTGAAAAAACTCCAAAGAAATGTTTTTGTACAGTGGGTCTTCCGCGGGAAGTGGCAATCCATTAAGAAATGTAGAGTTGTACCGGTCGCCAAGCCCGCGTACAAATACGTTTTTCACGCCTTCCTGTTTAGCAATTCCTGCTGTTTTTGTAACGGCAATTGCGGCATCGGAAACGCCTTTTTTCGCCATTTCCTGCGAACCGATGGCTTGTTTCATTTCCAAAGATCTTTTCTGCTCGGTAAGAAGCGCAGCCTCGGATTCTTTGGTTGATTTTCCCTGTACAACTACGCCTTCCAACTGTACCGCTTTATTTTCCAAAGCCACCAGTAATTCTTTAAAACGGCCGCCTTCAGCTTCAATGTTACTTACCGTTTTAGTTGCATAGCCCACGGCAGAAATTTCAAGTTCATATGCTTTTTCGACACTTACAGCCAGGGTGAAATCTCCTTCGGTATTAGTGCGGGTGCCGGTATTGGCTCCTGTAATCTTTACGGTAGCCCCCACAATCGGTTGCCCGGCATCATTTACCACTTTTCCCGAAATCTTATTTTGTGCCGCCAAACAATTACCAACCAGCATTAATAATCCAATAAGCAGATACCTGAATTGCATACGTGAGATTTGCTGCAAAAGTCAATCCGCCGGATTACCCCATTGTTACGTAGCCGTTACTAAATTGTTTCTGTAATTTTATTTCTATGTTAACAGCCTGTTTTTTGTGGACATACAGTGGAAAACCGGTGTATTGGGTAAACAAAAAATCAAATCAAACCCTGTTTTCTATATTAAGGAATTATTAATTCCTTTAATTTTATGGGTACGCTCCCCTCAAGCCAATAATTTTGCCACCAATTAAATTTCAACCATGGGATTAAATTCATTTATTAAACTGTTCACACCCAAAAACACTGTTTTTTTTGAGCTGTTTGAAAAAATTTCAAACAATGTGGCCCTGATGGGGACTCTTATTAAAAAATTTGCTTCGGAACCTGATCCGGACAAAAGAAATGCCTATGTACAGCAGATCATTGACCTGGAGCACGATAATGACGAACTGACGCACAATGTGTTTACAGAACTGGGGCGCAACTTCATTACGCCTTTCGACCGGGAAGACATCCACTTTCTTGCCACCTCGCTTGATGATATTGCCGATTATATTTATTCCGCCGTTAAAAAGATCAAGCTCTACCGCGTGAATCCCAATGAAACGGGCATTTTAAAAATGGTGGAACTGATAGAAGCTGCTACAGAACAGGTAAGAATAGTGGTAATGGAGCTGCGGGATATGAAAAAGATACGGGATATTACGGAAGGCCTGATCAAAATAAACAGTATAGAGAACCAGGCAGATGATGTATTTGACCTGAGCATTGAAAAACTATTTGATACGGAATCGGACGCAAAAGAAGTGATCAAAAAAAGGGACATTTTCCAGGTGATGGAAACAGTAACGGATAAGTGTGAGGACGCCGGTAACGTCATTGAATCCATTATTATCAAATACGCGTAATCTGTTCATCGGCTGTAGTTCCTGGTTCATAGCCCGCAATGAAAACGAACATCTGCAAAAAACTATGATCCATGAGCTAAGAACCATGAACCATTAACTATTAACCATAATTTATGTTCTCCTTACTTATAGTTATTGTTGCATTGGCGCTGATCTTTGATTATATCAACGGATTTCATGATGCCGCCAATTCTATTGCAACAATTGTTTCCACCAAAGTACTAACGCCCTTTCAGGCCGTATTATGGGCCGCATTCTGGAACTTTGTTGCTTTTTTTGTTTTTAAAGACCATAAAGTTGCCGATACCATCGCTAAAACAGTAAAACCGGAATTTCTTGATTTTGACCTGGTCGTAATACTGGCAGCAGTGATCGCCGCCATCCTGTGGAACCTGTTTACCTGGTGGTTTGGTATTCCGTCGAGCTCCTCCCACACGTTGATCGGAGGTTTAATAGGCGCCGCCATCGCCAAAGCTCATACTTTTAATGTTATTGTGATGGCCAATTTTATAAAAACAGTGGTCTTCATCTTTCTTTCTCCGCTGATCGGCATGCTGCTGGCGTTCCTGATCACCCTTGGCATTTACTGGATCTGCAGAAATAAAAATCCCTACAGCACCGACAAATGGTTTAAACGGCTGCAGCTAGTGTCCTCCGCAGCCTTTAGCCTGGGCCATGGTGGTAACGACGCGCAAAAAGTAATGGGACTTATTTCTGTAGTGATTCTTTATCATGGTGTGCAAACAGGAACTATGAGCGCAGATGTTGATCCGAAAAGCATCCTGATGTCACATGCCTGGATCCCCATCGCCTGCTATAGCGCTATTGCCCTGGGCACCATGAGCGGGGGCTGGAAGATCGTAAAAACCATGGGAACAAAGATCACCAAAGTAACCCCGCTGGAAGGCGTGGCCGCAGAAACGGCAGCAGCCTCTACCCTTATCCTTACCGAAGGCATGGGTATCCCCGTAAGTACCACCCATACCGTAACCGGAGCCATTATAGGGGTGGGCGCCACCAAACGCCTGTCTGCCGTACGCTGGGGCGTTACCATCAACCTGTTAATAGCCTGGATCCTGACCATTCCGGTTAGTGCCGTGGTTGCAGGGATCGTTTATTATGTGATCAAATTATTTATGTAACAACCGGTACACCAACTACATTTTTAAAAAAAGTAGCTGTCTCAAAAGGGCAGCCATTTTTTTGTTTACGCACCTGCTATAAATAAAAAAGAGCCCGAAGCAAATTAATGCCGGGAAGGCGGAAATACGGGAAGATATTGTTTTTTAAAATAATTTTGATGCCGGTTTATTATTCCCGCCTCACCGGCTTCCCGGCCAGTTATCACTTTTGAAACAATCCTTTTTTGTAGCGTTTTTTTCCGCAACTTTGTTCCACAATATTTTAATATGAGTAAGATTTTAGTAACCGGGGGTAGTGGGTATATAGGATCACATACCATTGTTGATTTAATTGAAAACGGATACGATGTAATATCTGTTGATAATAACAGCCGTTCCCAGCCTTTTATTTTAGACCGGGTCGAAAACATCACGGGTAAAAAGATAAAAAATTACAAAGTGGATCTTTGCGATTTTGATGATACCCATGCTATTTTTATGGAAAACCCGGACATTACCGGGATCATTCATTTTGCCGCTTACAAAGCGGTGGGCGAATCAGTAGAAATGCCCTTGGTATACTACGAGAATAATCTGAACTCTTTACTAAATGTTTTAAAGTGCGCCCGCGATTTTAGTACGCCGTATTTTGTTTTCTCGTCCTCTTGCACGGTTTACGGCAACCCCGATAAAATTCCGGTAGTGGAGACAACTCCTACCAAACCGGCAGAATCTCCTTATGGCGCCACTAAACAAATGGGTGAGCAGATCCTGACCGATTTTGCAAAAGTGTTTGACACCAATGTGATCGCATTGCGTTATTTTAACCCGGTAGGTGCGCACCCCTCTATCGAAATTGGGGAAGTGCCCATTGGCCGCCCGCAAAACCTGGTGCCGGCCATTACGCAAACCGCTATTGGCAAATTACCCAAAATGACGGTTTTTGGCGACGATTATGATACCCGCGACGGCTCCTGTGTACGGGATTTTATTCACGTAAGTGATATTGCCCATGCGCATACCCTGGCCATCAAATACCTGGAAGAGGTAAAGAATAAGTCCAATTACGAGATCTTCAACCTGGGCACCGGCAATGGCGTTACCGTTTTAGAGGCGATACGATCATTTGAAAAAGTAAGCGGGGTAAAACTGAATTATGAAATCGGCCCGCGCCGCCCGGGGGATGTTATTGCCATTTACGCCAATAATGACCATGCGGTTAATACACTTGGATGGGAAATCAAATATGGCCTGGACGCTATGATGGAGACGGCCTGGAAATGGGAGCAGCAACTGTCAAAGGAAAAACAGGCGTAATTGTTAGGGCACAAAATTTTTGTTCAACTGAGCGAGGCTACAAGCCTCGCTCTTTTATTACCCGAAAAAAAGCAATTTATCGATTGGCATTGTCAGATTTTTTCAATGGTTTTAGCAGCGAAAAAGCCACAAAAGCTCTGAAACACTGAAAGAATATGTGAGACCACAAATTAAAGTAATGAAAACCAATCATTATTTTTCCCCGTCATTTCGAGCCCGACGCCAGGAGGGGAGAAATCCCGTCCTTTAATGATAAGATTTACCTTCGGTGATAAAAGTTCCCTTCATCCGCCTTTGGCGAATTCATTGAAATGACGCCCCCTTAATGTGTCATTGCTTCAATGATTTGGCGCCGTAAATCCTAATTCAGGGTGACAGTTTTTTTAATATCCAATTGGATTATTTTAAGAAATGTGCCTTTGGCACCGCTCCAATTCCAGGTTCGTCCGGCACTTCAATAACCCCATTCGCCTTATAAACGATGCCTCCTTCAACCGGATCTTCGCTAAACATTAGCGCGGTATCAAAGTCAAAATATACGATATTCGGACTGCACAAGGCCAGGTGTGCAAAGGCCGTCATGGCCAGCCGCGATTCCAGGAAGGCCCCGATCTGTATTTCCATACCGGCGTCTTCGGCCATACGGATCATCTGCAACGCATTGTAAATACCACCGCTTTTGCCCAACTTGATGTTGATGCGATCGCAGGCCTTCAGCCCGATCAATCGTTTTACATCATGCTGATCACAACAGCTTTCGTCTGCCATCAACCTAACAGGGCTTTCTGCTTTAATTTCAGGTAGCTCCATAAAGTTCCACCGGGCGATGGGCTCTTCGCAATGTTGTATCTTAAACGGTGCCAGCGCTTTCAATGTTGCAATGGCTTCTTCTGTATCCCAGCCCTGGTTGGCATCCACCCGCAACGGAATATCATACCCCACCGCTTCACGTATGGCCTGTATGCGTTTTACATCTTCCGCACCGCCTTTGCCAATTTTCACTTTAATAACAGGAAATCCCTGCCCTTTTATTTTTGCCGCATCCGCCGCCATTTTGGACGGCGCTCCCACACTTACAGTATAATCGGTCACTATTTGTTTGTTCTTATTCCCTCCTAAAAAAGCGTATAAAGGCAGTCCTGCGTGTTTTGCGGCGATATCATACAAGGCCATATCAAAAGCGCTTTTAATACTTTTGTTGCCATAGATAACCCCATCCATATCTGCAATACGGCCCGGTATATCCAGCGGATCTTTCCCCCTCAATACCTGCTCAAAATAGCGGCTCACAACAAGTCCTGTATCTGCCGATTCGCCGTTGATAGTCATAAACGGGCTGCATTCGCCCCAACCGGTAATGCCGGCATTAGTTTCGATCTTTACCAGCACGCTTTCCGCGTTATAAAGCGGTCCCAGGGAAATAATGAACGGCTCCTTTAGGGGAATAAATAATTTATAACAAGTAATGTTTGTGATCGTCAATTGTTGCATCTGCTAAAAATACAACAGTTAGTGGAAAGCCTCACATCCCGCAGTTATATTGTTTGGAAGAAAGTACAACGCCGTTTATATCAGTAAGCACTACGAATAAATGCTTTTTATCGCGTAAGGAGAACGTGTAGATAAAAGCGTCCTTCCTCGATAATTCTGTAACGCCGTATATCTCGCAGCCTTTGTATTCCTTCTTTATTTGTTGCATGATAAAAACCGGGAGGTTTTGTTCTTTATAATACCTGATGGTTTGAACGAGGTTACCTCCATTATCAAAACGCGCCCGCATTAATATATTATCTTCCTGAAAAGAAACGTCGCTAAAATCCTTACCTGCTGACCATACTACATTATGTGCATTTTTGAACAGCGCGTTAAAAGATTTTAAAGACAAGTCGTTAACCAAAGGGTTGCCCGCAGCGGCGCAATACCCAACGCTGCTGAGCAGTAGCAGCAGTAGAATCCGTTTCATGATGCTTGTTTTTTTATTGTGTATACAAATTCACAAAGCTCATTCCTCATTATAAAGGTATCGCGCAGGGGAAAAAAAGTCAATCCCCCCATAAGCGTGATTTTGTACGATCCTCTATGAAGGACAGGGAAAGACAACCTCAGATATACCGGTCTTTCCGGGCCACTTTTATGGCCTCATCACGGGAGTTGACATTTAATTTGTGATAGATATTTTTGATGTGCGATTTTACTGTTTCCAGATCAATAAATAATTCGGTTGCAATTTTTGAACGGCTTTTTCCATCTGCAACACATTCAAGGATTTCCGTTTCCCTTTTGGTTAAAGGGGTATTTATATTTTTTTGAAAATGCCTCATTACCAGCATGGCTATATTGGCGCTCATAACACCCCCGCCTTTTACCACCTCTTTAATATGCTCTTTTATTTTATTAAAAGAAGTGTTTTTAGTAAGATATCCTGAAGCGCCGTTTTTTAATGCCGTAAAAACCAGTTCCGCTGATTCATATACGGTAAGCATAATAATTTGTGTTTGTGGCAGTCTTTTTTTGATTTCGGGTAACGCATCCACGCCTTTGATCCCCGGCAGTTGAATATCGAGTAAAATAACATCCGGCCGGTTTGCCTCCAGGCCGCTTAGCGCTTCTTCAACCGATCCATAGTCTCCGGACGTAAAAAAAAATTCGTCGGCTTCTAAAAGCCTCACGTATCCCTTCCGGATGATTTCATCATCTTCTATGATACATACATTAATGATCTGCGGGGCTCCGGTACTATATGGGTTATCGGTATTCATTGTAATTGCTATTATTAATTTGGCAGTATATTAAAAATTAAAGAACAGGAGGTCCCCTGGTGCTTTACGGAAGTAATGGTAATATGCCCGCCGATTTTATCGGCCCTGCGTTTGATATTGCTTAGCCCGTTACCGGTAAGCAACTCTTTGTCAAACCCCACACCATCGTCTGTAAAATAAACGCCCACAGCGCCCGGGCTTTCTTTGCGGCAGACTATAACTACTTTTGTTGCCTGCGCATGCCGCATGCTGTTACTCAGCAGCTCCTTAAAGATCATGATGATATTGCGGTTGTGGCCGGGGGGGATTTTTATTCCCGGCTCCATACCGGCAAGACCTGTAAACTCAAACTGAACCTCCGTATCGCTAAATAGTTCCACGCCGGTTTGCCGGATCGTAGTCAGTACATCATTCAGGTTATCGCTTTCCCTGGACAAAGACCAGATAATTTCTTTTGTACCGGTATAAAGTCCCAGGGCATTTAATTTTATCTGGCTGATGATTTTATTTTTGTCTTCATCTTGTGGATCTGTTTTATGTTGCAGTACATCCGCCAGCAAGGATATCCTGGTTAATTTATTCCCCAGCTCATCATGAAAATCCGCAGCCGTTTGCTCTCTTATTTTTTGTTGCTCCTGTTCTTTAATTTTACGGATCTCTTTATGCCTCTTACGTTTCTCATTTGCATATAGCAACTGGATGCCTCCGCCAACCAATATTAACGCTACCACTATCAGCCCTTTGAACCAGGTGGTTTTATAATAGGGCGTAATAATGGTAAAGGGATACGCAACCGTATTTGCAGAGGCTATGCCCTCCCTGGTAAAAGCTTTCACTTTAAAAATATACTGACCTGGCGGAAGGTTTTTATAGTTTAATGTTGTTTCGGAGCGAAACGATGAAAAGCCGGCGTCAAAACCATCCAACCGATAGGAATATAAAAATGCGGACGGATCGCGCAGGCAAATCCCCTTAAAACTGAAGGAAATGCTGTTATTGTCAAATGCGATTTCCGGGTTCAACGGCAAATGCTCCCATGCCGAAAAAGTACCCGAACCAGCCGCTTTGAAGCCCGGATAATCCACGCCCTCAAGAACCACAACCGGCCTCCTTATATTATCCTTTTTTTCAGGTAACGGATTGTATATAAAAGCTCCTTTTGTAGTACCGATCCAAACATTCTGTTCCCCATCTTCAAGTATCGCATTCAGATTTGTTTCTGAGGGCTCATAGCCATCGCTAATATTGAATTGCTTTACATCGAAGCTTTTTAAATTATCATTCAACCGCACCCATTGCATTCCGGAACTGGTTCCCACCCACAGCTTCCCGCCGGAATCCTTCATTAGTGTAAAAACGTTATTATCCTTCAACCCGTTATCCCGGCTACAGGGCAACACTTTGTTTGCAACCGGATCCCAAAAAAAGAGACCATCTCCGAAACTGCCGATCACAATGTAGTTACCGGTACGCTCAAAACAGGAAATCGTTATATCGTCATCTATACCCTGGATATACAATTTTTTAAAATCATGTTTCCGCCGGGAATAACGATACATTCCGTTATCTCCCGCCAATAGTATTGCATCATCATCTAGTTCAATAGAATTAACAAGCCCCGTGGTGCCTTCAAATTTTGTAGCGGTTACCCCATCGATCCAATAGCCCCCCATTGTTGTATGCACCAGTACCCGGTTGCCATAAGGCTTGATGGTATAAATTCCCGGACGGTATTTTTTTTCGAGCGGTATCTCTGCCACCCGCCCTGCGTTTATCTGTAACAGCCGGTTATCCGTTGTTCCGATATAGATCGTTCCCCGGCCGTCAGAGCCCATACAATTAATTCCGTAGCTGCTATGCCGCGCGTAATCGATACGGTGAAATGTTTTTGTTTGGCGATCGTATTGCTGCAATCCGCCTTCTCTTGTGCCCAGCAGGATGCTCCCCTCTTTTGTTTTTGAAAACCCCATTACAATATTGCCTGCCAGCCCTGTATTTTTATCATACTTCACAAACGGGCCTTCGCAGTATTTAAACAACCCGTCGCCATCAGAACCTATCCAGAAATTGTTATCAGCATCCTTATAAATAGTATGAATCATATTATCCGACAGGCCGTTGCGCGCATTGATCTCTTTTTTAAATGAAAGGTCGCCCCCATCCAGAACAATAATACCTTTTGACGATGCCACCCAAAGATTATTACCATCATCAACACAGGCATTCAGAAAAAAACCTGAGGTTTCCTTTCTTTGAATAAGTACTCCATCCTTAATTTTTAAAAGTGCCCGTTGGTTGGTTATGGCGTAAAAAGCGTCTTTTCCCTCTGTTAACTGCCGGATAAATTCATGCCTCCGGAGACCCGCCATATCCGGCTCTTTCGTCCACTGTTCATTCAGCAAAGTGTAAAAACCGGCTCCATTTATATACACCCACAAGCGGTTCTTACTGTCGCAGTATACACAGGTAGGGGTTTTGTTTTTTTCAGGAGTATTGAGCCGGATAACCTTATCCCCCTTTACAATAAATATTCCCTGCCAGGCACTATATGCATAAATATTTCCCGACGCATCTTCCGCAATGGCATCAAAACTTACAAACGGGTTCTCTTCCGGCGTTTGCAGGTTTTGGAACCGGTATCCATCATATTTAGAAAGTCCTTTTGTTGTCCCGATCCATATGTCTCCCTTGCGTGAGCTATACAGCGCCGTGATGCTATTCGAATTAATGCCGTCCTTTTTTGAAAAGCTTGTAAAATGCACTCCATCAAAACGGTTCAGACCCGCCGCCGTTCCTATCCATAAATAGTTCCGGATGTCCTGTGCAATGCTGGTTACCTGGGATTGGCTCAGCCCATTATTAACATTGAAGTTCTCAAGTGGCAACTGTTGTGCCTGCGCCGTTTGCAACGCAAAGCAAATCAGGACAATCCGGCTAATCCTTGCAGACAGTTGTATCATTTTTATACGTTCTCTATAAAATTAAAATACAAAAACGACTCTGTAATTTATTTTTACGTATGCCAATAAAAACGGGCAGGCAGTAAAAACCACCTGCGTTGCAGACAAAAAAATCTACATGAGAAAAATTATTTTTTGTGGCGATTGTTTCTTCAACATTTGAATAAACGCAGCCAGTTACACCACAAAGTTACCGTTGCTGCAGGAAATAAGCATCCCCCATAAAGGGGGATTTATAGCTGTCGGCCGTCATTGAAAAACAATGATGGATCAATAATTATACTGGTTACTGTATCATCACAGGTTCCGGGAACGGGCCTTTCCGTTTTGTGGCAGGCAAAAAGCAACAAGGCCCTACGGCAAGGATTGTTGTTCTCATAAAATTAAATGGTTTTAAAAGGAGAAACGGAAAAAGGGGAGGGACGCAACAAGAAGAGTATACACTCAGGACTCAGCGGCATCTGTTTTAAAGCCGATCGGGTTGCGGGCCGGGGCCTTAACTTTTCTTCCATTATTTCTTTGATTAACTCAAAAATAGTTTCGATTTCGCCGTCGTGCATTTTTACATCATGTCCAATATTGATAATCTTTTTATCCAGTTGCTCTAATTTTAGTAATATATCCTGATTGGCAAGCAGTGCTTCACGCAGCCGGACAAAAATATCAACGATTTTTATGCTTACCTCTATGGCCTTGCTGCTTTTTAAAACATTCGCCAGCATCAATACCCCATGTTCGGTAAACGCATTGGGCATCGACCCGCCCAATACTTGCTTAGATGGTATCGCATTTTGCGACACCATTAAATCCGCCTCGGCATCAGTAAGTTTAAACATAAAATTTTCGGGAAAACGAGCAGCATTGCGTTTTACCTGTTCATTCAATCTTCTTGTTTCCACGCCATACATTGCAGCCAGATCTCTGTCCAGCATTACTTTTTGTCCTCTTAGCGTATAAATCTTATTAATTACACTTTCGTCATTGATTATCAGTGCTTTCATAGTATAAAGGTTTGCTTTGTTAAAGAAACTCCTGTTTTTCAAACGGTTCTATGTCAGGCAATCGCTCCCGCTAATTTAACTTATTTATTTCCTGAAAACAAAAACGACCAACCCCCTCCATAAGACCGTCGCGGCCCCAAAATCATCATTTAGTGCCTGTATATGCATCCCGGGACGGAATCCTGCCGCCATTATGACCGGAACCCCGAACTGAGCGTAGCAACCCAGATGCCACCTATGCTGCAGCCGGTTCAAAAAATATCCGGCATCCAACCCTATTTTTTATACACTTCCGGGTTTACGATCGTGGGCAGCGGCGCGCCGGTTAAGCCGGCGATCACGTTGCGGGCAGACAAGAGGGCCATTTGATCACGCGTTTCCTCGGTGGCAGAACCAATATGCGGTAATACACACACATTAGGCATCCTTAATAATGGGTTCTCCGGCGCCATGGGTTCAGGGTTGGTTACGTCCAGGCCGGCCCCCCAGATCGTTTTCTGATCCAGCGCTTCTTTCAGATCGGCCTCATCATGCAAACCGCCCCGCCCGGTATTTATGAAAATGGCGCGGGGTTTCATTTTTGAAAAAGCGTTTTTGTTGAATATATTTTTTGTCTGGGGCGAGAGATTGGCATGCGCCGAAAGTACATCACTGTTGGCCAGCAGCTCTTCAAAAGAAACATAGCCGGCTCCTAATTCTTTCTCTGCCGTTTCATTCCGGTTCCGGTTGTGATAGATGATCTTCATATCAAAAGCCGCCTTACACTTTTTGGCCATTTCAAAGCCAATGCTGCCCAAACCGAAAACACCTAATGTTTTGCCATACAATTCTATACCTAAATCGGCAATTGGTTCAAATTCCTGCCATTTCCCGTCTAATATTTTATGATAATTATAAAATGCTTTGCGCGATACCGCCAGCATCAGCAGGAAGGCGGTATCTGCTGTGGCACGACTCAAAACACCCGGCGTATTGCCCACCGGGATGCCCAGGCGGGTTGCGGCGGCAATGTCTACATTATCATACCCAACTGAAAAAAGAGAAACCACTTTCAGGTGCTTGCAGGCCTCCAGGAAATGGGCGTTTGCCTTTACAAAGCCGGCGCTTAGCAGGGCATCATACTGCTGCAATTCGGTAATTAACACCTCCTGAGCGAGCGTTTTGGCAGAAATGGTTACCGCAATACCGGCATCTTTCATTAACTGGATACCTGTTTCGGGGATGGGCCGTGTTACGAATACTTTCATGATTTATGATTGTGAATAGTTCATAGCTCATGGTTCATAGCACCGCATCAACCATGAACTATACGCCATGAACTATGAACGAGCCTCGGCGAAGCTACCGCTATTCGCCGACATTTTTCTTCGCTTCACCGAGAAACAAACGCCAAACAAGGTACTATGTATTGCCCAATACTATAGCTATCGGGTATCTTTGACCTACAATCGACCGAAATAATGAATATTGATAATACACAAAGCCAGATGCGGAAAGGGATTTTAGAGTTCTGCATTCTTTCCGTGATCAAAAGAGGGGAGGCTTACCCCAGCGATATCCTGGAGGAAATGCGCGCCGCGGGTTTACAGATCCTGGAGGGTACACTTTATCCCCTGCTTACCCGGCTGAAAAATGCGGAAATGCTTACGTATCGCTGGGAAGAAAGCAGCAGCGGGCCACCCCGGAAATATTTTTCCCTTACCGAAAAAGGAGAGCAGTTCTATAAAGAACTGGAGCAAACCTGGAACGAACTTTCTGTAGCCGTAAATACCCTAAGCAATAAAACCCTGTAACAACAAAACATAAGAAATGAAACAGATCATAAACATACAATTGGGAGGACGCAGCATTGCTATTGAAGATACCGCAGCGGCAAAAGTAAAGCAGTACCTGGACAGCCTGCGCGCGCATTTTGCCAAAGAGCAGGGAAAGGATGAGATCATTGCCGATATTGAAAGCCGTTTTTCGGAGCTGATGTTTGAAAAACTGCGCAAAGGCGCGCCGCATATCACCGAAGCCGATACAGATGAAATGATCACCAT
Proteins encoded in this region:
- a CDS encoding PadR family transcriptional regulator, with product MNIDNTQSQMRKGILEFCILSVIKRGEAYPSDILEEMRAAGLQILEGTLYPLLTRLKNAEMLTYRWEESSSGPPRKYFSLTEKGEQFYKELEQTWNELSVAVNTLSNKTL